One Microbacterium sp. No. 7 genomic window carries:
- a CDS encoding YbhB/YbcL family Raf kinase inhibitor-like protein has product MLNVDPYAALAELRDFAPLELTSPDFADGQPLPVSAWSASRGGEDLAPTLTWGEPPAGTKSFAISCYDPDAPTGSGYWHWAVADIPADVRSLPAGDGTAESLPAGVLVLPNEAGSRRYVGSAPPAGTGVHRYFFVIDALPVASLELDPASTPAVLGFNRHFRSLGRGILVGTADPADR; this is encoded by the coding sequence ATGCTCAACGTCGATCCCTATGCCGCCCTTGCCGAGCTGCGCGACTTCGCGCCGCTGGAGCTCACCAGTCCCGACTTCGCCGACGGGCAGCCGCTGCCCGTCTCGGCCTGGTCGGCCTCGCGCGGCGGCGAGGACCTCGCGCCCACGCTGACCTGGGGCGAGCCGCCCGCCGGCACGAAGAGCTTCGCGATCTCGTGCTACGACCCCGACGCCCCGACCGGCTCCGGGTACTGGCACTGGGCCGTCGCCGACATCCCCGCTGACGTGCGCTCGCTCCCCGCTGGCGACGGCACCGCGGAGTCGCTGCCCGCCGGCGTGCTCGTGCTGCCGAACGAGGCCGGCTCGCGCCGCTACGTCGGCTCCGCGCCGCCCGCCGGCACGGGCGTGCACCGCTACTTCTTCGTCATCGACGCGCTGCCCGTCGCCTCGCTGGAGCTCGACCCGGCATCCACGCCGGCCGTGCTGGGCTTCAACCGCCACTTCCGGTCGCTCGGCCGCGGCATCCTCGTCGGCACGGCCGACCCGGCCGACCGCTGA
- a CDS encoding adenylosuccinate synthase, producing MPGIVIVGVQWGDEGKGKATDLLGERTDWVVKFNGGNNAGHTVVIGDKKYALHLLPSGILTPGVNPVIGNGVVVDLEVLFAELEALSARGVDTSRLRVSANAHIITHYHRTLDKVTERFLGRRMIGTTGRGIGPTYADKINRVGIRVQDLLDENILRQKVEGALDQKNHLLVKVFNRRAITVDEIVDDLLSYVERLRPMIADTSQLLNDALDAGDVVVFEGGQATMLDIDHGTYPFVTSSSATAGGASTGSGVGPNRLDRIVGIVKAYTTRVGSGPFPTELFDEQGEWLRSRGFEFGTTTGRPRRVGWYDAPITRYATRINGITDLVLTKLDILTGLEQIPVCVAYDVDGQRFDEVPVNQSDFHHAKPILEYFPGWSEDISTARTFDDLPQAAQDYVLALEGMSGTRISVIGVGAARDAVIVRHDLV from the coding sequence ATGCCAGGAATCGTGATCGTCGGCGTCCAGTGGGGCGACGAGGGCAAGGGCAAGGCGACCGATCTGCTCGGTGAGCGCACCGACTGGGTCGTCAAGTTCAACGGCGGCAACAACGCGGGTCACACGGTCGTGATCGGCGACAAGAAGTACGCGCTGCACCTGCTGCCGAGCGGCATCCTCACCCCCGGTGTCAACCCCGTGATCGGCAACGGCGTCGTCGTAGACCTGGAGGTGCTGTTCGCCGAGCTCGAGGCGCTGAGCGCGCGCGGCGTCGACACGTCGCGGCTGCGCGTCTCGGCCAACGCGCACATCATCACGCACTACCACCGCACGCTCGACAAGGTCACGGAGCGCTTCCTCGGCAGGCGCATGATCGGCACGACCGGCCGCGGCATCGGCCCCACCTACGCCGACAAGATCAACCGCGTCGGCATCCGCGTGCAGGACCTGCTCGACGAGAACATCCTGCGGCAGAAGGTCGAGGGCGCGCTCGACCAGAAGAACCACCTGCTCGTCAAGGTGTTCAACCGCCGCGCGATCACGGTCGACGAGATCGTCGACGACCTGCTGTCGTACGTCGAGCGCCTGCGTCCCATGATCGCCGACACGAGCCAGCTGCTGAACGACGCGCTGGATGCCGGTGACGTCGTCGTCTTCGAGGGCGGCCAGGCCACGATGCTCGACATCGACCACGGCACCTACCCGTTCGTCACGTCGTCGTCGGCCACGGCCGGCGGCGCGTCGACGGGCTCGGGCGTCGGGCCGAACCGGCTCGACCGCATCGTCGGCATCGTCAAGGCTTACACGACCCGCGTGGGCTCGGGGCCGTTCCCGACCGAGCTGTTCGACGAGCAGGGCGAGTGGCTGCGCTCGCGCGGCTTCGAGTTCGGCACCACGACGGGGCGGCCGCGCCGCGTCGGCTGGTACGACGCGCCCATCACGCGCTACGCGACGCGCATCAACGGCATCACCGACCTCGTGCTGACCAAGCTCGACATCCTCACGGGGCTGGAGCAGATCCCCGTGTGCGTCGCATACGACGTCGACGGGCAGCGCTTCGACGAGGTGCCCGTCAACCAGAGCGACTTCCACCACGCGAAGCCGATCCTGGAGTACTTCCCGGGCTGGAGCGAGGACATCTCGACGGCGCGCACGTTCGACGACCTGCCGCAGGCCGCGCAGGACTATGTGCTCGCGCTGGAGGGCATGAGCGGCACGCGCATCTCGGTGATCGGCGTCGGGGCCGCCCGCGACGCGGTGATCGTGCGCCACGACCTGGTCTGA
- a CDS encoding ABC transporter ATP-binding protein yields the protein MTTVIEVTGLTKRYKDTLAVDDVSFALEQNTIYGLLGRNGAGKTTIMSILTAQNFATSGDVRVFGEQPYENARVLSRMCFVRESQKYPEDATPLHAFRIARLFYPHWDQAFADRLVAEFRLPTKTRIKKLSRGQLSAVGVIIGLAARAEITFFDEPYLGLDAVARQIFYDRLIEDYAEHPRTIILSSHLIDEVSNLLERVIVIDAGRIIMDEETDAVRARAANVIGDTAAVDAFVAGREVIHRESLGRVSSVTVLGELSAADHAALEAAGLDVAPVSLQQLIVRLTQHSADAAASASSEGALS from the coding sequence ATGACCACCGTGATCGAGGTGACCGGCCTCACCAAGCGATACAAGGACACGCTCGCCGTCGACGACGTGAGCTTCGCGCTCGAGCAGAACACCATCTATGGCCTGCTCGGCCGCAACGGCGCCGGCAAGACGACGATCATGTCGATCCTCACGGCGCAGAACTTCGCCACGAGCGGCGACGTGCGCGTCTTCGGCGAGCAGCCGTACGAGAACGCCCGCGTGCTCAGCCGCATGTGCTTCGTGCGGGAGAGCCAGAAGTACCCCGAGGACGCGACGCCGCTGCACGCGTTCCGCATCGCGCGCCTGTTCTATCCGCACTGGGACCAGGCGTTCGCCGACCGGCTCGTCGCCGAGTTCCGGCTGCCGACCAAGACGCGCATCAAGAAGCTCTCGCGCGGGCAGCTGTCGGCCGTGGGGGTCATCATCGGCCTCGCCGCGCGCGCGGAGATCACCTTCTTCGACGAGCCCTACCTCGGCCTCGACGCCGTCGCGCGGCAGATCTTCTACGACCGGCTGATCGAGGACTACGCGGAGCACCCGCGCACGATCATCCTCTCGTCGCACCTGATCGACGAGGTGTCGAACCTGCTCGAGCGCGTGATCGTGATCGACGCCGGCCGCATCATCATGGACGAGGAGACGGATGCCGTGCGCGCCCGCGCCGCGAACGTCATCGGCGACACGGCGGCGGTCGACGCCTTCGTCGCGGGCCGCGAGGTCATCCACCGCGAGAGCCTCGGCCGCGTCTCTAGCGTCACGGTGCTCGGCGAGCTGTCGGCAGCCGACCACGCCGCCCTCGAGGCCGCGGGCCTCGACGTCGCGCCGGTCTCGCTGCAGCAGCTGATCGTGCGCCTCACCCAGCATTCGGCGGACGCCGCGGCATCCGCCTCGTCGGAAGGGGCCCTGTCATGA
- a CDS encoding chorismate mutase: MTDATAQLHALRASIDNIDAALVFMLAERFRCTKQVGVLKAEHGMPASDPGREEQQTARLRQLAEAADLDPEFAEKWFNFVVAEVIRHHTAAAQDR, encoded by the coding sequence ATGACGGATGCCACGGCCCAGCTGCACGCGCTGCGTGCGAGTATCGACAACATCGACGCCGCGCTCGTCTTCATGCTCGCCGAGCGCTTCCGCTGCACGAAGCAGGTGGGAGTGCTGAAGGCGGAGCATGGGATGCCGGCATCCGATCCCGGTCGCGAGGAGCAGCAGACCGCGCGCCTGCGGCAGCTGGCCGAGGCCGCCGACCTCGACCCGGAGTTCGCCGAGAAGTGGTTCAACTTCGTGGTGGCCGAGGTCATCCGCCACCACACCGCCGCCGCCCAGGACCGCTGA
- a CDS encoding AI-2E family transporter produces MRPRKSPGRPAAPDAASEPRTALRTDDLEAPEGRTFWASLNHPFGVGFLLTLGGLAALALGFAIRDLATVWIYIAFALFIALGLDPLVRRLERAGVSRAWSIVIVFFGFALVLAGVLWLIIPTVVEQISQFVRDLPDAIREFQNSDAYAWVSERFGEQAQSLLADVQAFLTDPGNIAAIGGGVLQVGASIATTLSGLLIVIVLSLYFVATLDTMKQAFYRLVPARNRPGAAELTEEITASVGGYLGGMVILAFINSVFVFIMHLVLGLPFPMLMAVVAFCITLIPLIGTVLFWVIATALALFTSPLMALIFGVAYLVYMQLEAYVLTPRVMNRTISVPGSLVVIGALVGGTLMGLLGALVAIPVTASILLIIKKVFIPRQDAKV; encoded by the coding sequence ATGAGACCGCGCAAGAGCCCCGGCCGCCCGGCCGCCCCCGACGCCGCGAGCGAGCCGCGCACCGCCCTCCGCACCGACGACCTCGAGGCGCCCGAGGGACGCACCTTCTGGGCGTCGCTGAACCACCCGTTCGGCGTCGGCTTCCTGCTGACGCTCGGTGGTCTCGCGGCCCTCGCGCTGGGCTTCGCCATCCGCGATCTCGCGACCGTGTGGATCTACATCGCGTTCGCGCTGTTCATCGCCCTCGGCCTCGACCCGCTCGTGCGGCGCCTGGAGAGGGCCGGCGTCTCGCGGGCGTGGTCGATCGTGATCGTGTTCTTCGGCTTCGCCCTCGTGCTCGCGGGCGTGCTGTGGCTCATCATCCCGACGGTCGTCGAGCAGATCTCGCAGTTCGTCCGCGACCTGCCCGACGCGATCCGCGAGTTCCAGAACAGCGACGCCTACGCGTGGGTGAGCGAGCGGTTCGGCGAGCAGGCGCAGTCGCTGCTGGCCGACGTGCAGGCCTTCCTCACCGACCCCGGCAACATCGCCGCGATCGGCGGCGGCGTGCTGCAGGTGGGCGCGTCGATCGCCACGACGCTGTCGGGCCTGCTGATCGTGATCGTGCTGAGCCTGTACTTCGTCGCGACGCTCGACACCATGAAGCAGGCGTTCTACCGCCTCGTGCCGGCGCGCAACCGCCCGGGCGCGGCCGAGCTGACCGAGGAGATCACGGCGTCGGTCGGCGGCTACCTCGGCGGCATGGTGATCCTGGCGTTCATCAACTCGGTGTTCGTGTTCATCATGCATCTCGTGCTCGGGCTGCCGTTCCCCATGCTGATGGCCGTCGTGGCGTTCTGCATCACGCTCATCCCGCTCATCGGTACCGTGCTGTTCTGGGTGATCGCGACGGCGCTCGCGCTGTTCACCAGCCCGCTCATGGCGCTCATCTTCGGCGTCGCGTACCTCGTCTACATGCAGCTCGAGGCATACGTGCTCACCCCGCGGGTCATGAACCGCACGATCTCGGTGCCCGGCTCGCTCGTCGTCATCGGCGCCCTCGTCGGCGGCACGCTCATGGGGCTGCTCGGCGCCCTCGTCGCGATCCCGGTCACGGCATCCATCCTCCTCATCATCAAGAAGGTCTTCATCCCCCGTCAGGACGCGAAGGTCTAG
- a CDS encoding FAD/NAD(P)-binding protein, with translation MSDPRRLLFVGAGPRAAMLLERLLARVGADAVLHVDLVDPHPPGAGRIWRRAQSPLLKLNSMARDVSVFTDDSCTIDGPVRPGPSLIEWAEAWRAGDLPDVRIDDELAAAEARGLRGDSFPTRRLHSFYLEWFSRRTVAQAPAGVTVRWHRDSVTGVRETAGGHRVWLASGATRDADVVVYCVGHNGRAPEAAASALGDAADREGLVYIAPDFTADVDLSVLPEGGDVIVRGFGLASIDLIVLLTQGRGGRFTQTDDGVLRYEPSGREPRLHIGSRRGVPYRSKVSSQVQGEAPQRDVLTPEVVAGLTTRTATLDFERDAWPLIASELLHGHYRELCTGHPERVRGTWPEVRALLQAHAWDDPALRARLDALVPDPLDRFDVGLLDRPFADVDLADDDAVQRRVRGHIADDLVLRTTQERSPAQGVFIAALLSFLALAEIPAERWNARSRAVSLPVRWHTFFSYVASGPPAHRLEEVLALADAGILRFLGPDVDVRVDAGTFVAQRRVGELAAPSLVDAWLPHADAAASDNAALRELATVHGTELHVRDEGFAGSLGRVHVDDAGRVLRADGRAHDGLFATGPFTSGIEGGAFSHPGIDALAFRQTDRVAAAIAAALGIPDEARAHAAPASEPARPEQESSAHPAPRTGAPASTG, from the coding sequence ATGAGCGACCCGCGGCGTCTGCTGTTCGTCGGTGCGGGGCCGCGCGCCGCGATGCTGCTCGAGCGCTTGCTGGCGCGCGTGGGAGCGGATGCCGTGCTGCACGTCGACCTCGTCGATCCGCACCCGCCCGGGGCCGGACGCATCTGGCGGCGCGCGCAGTCGCCCCTGCTGAAGCTCAACTCGATGGCCCGCGACGTCAGCGTGTTCACCGACGACAGCTGCACGATCGACGGGCCCGTCCGGCCGGGGCCCTCGCTCATCGAGTGGGCCGAGGCGTGGCGCGCGGGCGATCTGCCCGACGTGCGGATCGACGACGAGCTCGCGGCCGCCGAGGCGCGCGGGCTGCGCGGCGACAGCTTTCCGACGCGCCGGCTGCACAGCTTCTACCTGGAGTGGTTCTCCCGCCGCACCGTCGCCCAGGCGCCCGCGGGCGTCACCGTGCGCTGGCACCGCGACAGCGTGACCGGCGTGCGCGAGACCGCCGGCGGCCACCGCGTCTGGCTGGCGAGCGGCGCGACGCGGGATGCCGACGTCGTCGTGTACTGCGTCGGCCACAACGGCCGGGCTCCCGAGGCCGCGGCGAGCGCCCTCGGCGACGCCGCCGACCGCGAGGGCCTCGTCTACATCGCGCCCGACTTCACGGCCGACGTCGACCTGTCGGTGCTGCCCGAGGGCGGCGACGTGATCGTGCGCGGCTTCGGCCTGGCATCCATCGACCTCATCGTGCTGCTCACGCAGGGCCGCGGCGGGCGATTCACGCAGACCGACGACGGAGTGCTGCGCTACGAGCCGTCGGGGCGCGAGCCGCGCCTGCACATCGGGTCGCGGCGGGGCGTGCCGTATCGCTCCAAGGTGTCGTCGCAGGTGCAGGGCGAGGCGCCGCAGCGCGACGTGCTCACGCCCGAGGTCGTCGCCGGGCTCACGACGCGCACGGCAACCCTCGACTTCGAGCGGGATGCCTGGCCGCTCATCGCCTCGGAGCTGCTGCACGGGCACTATCGCGAGCTGTGCACGGGCCACCCCGAGCGCGTGCGGGGCACGTGGCCCGAGGTGCGCGCGCTGCTGCAGGCGCACGCGTGGGACGATCCCGCGTTGCGGGCGCGGCTCGACGCCCTCGTGCCCGATCCGCTCGACCGGTTCGACGTGGGGCTGCTCGACCGGCCGTTCGCGGACGTCGACCTCGCCGACGACGACGCCGTGCAGCGCCGCGTGCGCGGGCACATCGCCGACGACCTCGTGCTGCGCACGACGCAGGAGCGCAGTCCCGCACAGGGGGTGTTCATCGCGGCGCTGCTGTCGTTCCTCGCGCTCGCGGAGATCCCGGCCGAGCGCTGGAACGCGCGCTCGCGCGCGGTGTCGCTGCCGGTGCGCTGGCACACCTTCTTCAGCTACGTCGCGAGCGGCCCGCCCGCACACCGGCTCGAAGAGGTGCTCGCGCTCGCCGACGCCGGCATCCTGCGCTTCCTCGGCCCCGACGTCGACGTACGCGTGGATGCCGGCACCTTCGTCGCACAGCGGCGGGTGGGGGAGCTCGCGGCGCCGAGCCTCGTCGACGCCTGGCTGCCGCACGCCGACGCGGCCGCGAGCGACAACGCCGCGCTGCGGGAGCTCGCCACGGTGCACGGCACCGAGCTGCACGTGCGCGACGAGGGGTTCGCGGGCTCGCTCGGCCGCGTGCACGTGGACGACGCGGGCCGGGTGCTGCGCGCCGACGGCCGCGCCCACGACGGCCTGTTCGCGACCGGTCCGTTCACGTCAGGCATCGAGGGCGGCGCGTTCTCGCACCCCGGCATCGACGCGCTCGCCTTCCGCCAGACCGATCGGGTCGCGGCCGCGATCGCCGCCGCCCTCGGCATCCCGGACGAGGCTCGAGCGCACGCCGCGCCCGCGTCGGAGCCCGCCCGTCCCGAGCAGGAGTCGTCGGCGCATCCTGCTCCGAGAACAGGCGCTCCGGCGAGCACGGGCTGA
- a CDS encoding GntR family transcriptional regulator → MIDDGRPIFVQIAESIENAIVDGSLAEEAQAPSTNELAAFHRINPATAAKGIGMLTDKGVLVKRRGIGMFVAPGARELLLTERRAAFAERYLDPLLAEARTIGLAPDDVLALLQQRAASTSEGTAP, encoded by the coding sequence ATGATCGACGACGGCCGGCCGATCTTCGTGCAGATCGCGGAGAGCATCGAGAACGCCATCGTGGACGGCAGTCTCGCCGAAGAGGCGCAGGCCCCGTCGACGAACGAGCTGGCCGCGTTCCATCGCATCAATCCCGCCACCGCAGCGAAGGGAATCGGAATGCTCACCGACAAGGGCGTGCTCGTCAAGCGCCGCGGCATCGGCATGTTCGTCGCGCCGGGCGCGCGCGAGCTGTTGCTCACCGAGCGTCGCGCGGCCTTCGCGGAGCGCTACCTCGACCCCCTCCTCGCCGAGGCCCGCACGATCGGCCTCGCACCCGACGACGTGCTCGCCCTGCTGCAGCAGCGGGCGGCATCCACCTCCGAAGGGACAGCCCCATGA
- a CDS encoding lactonase family protein — protein MRLLVGGYTAEMRGRANGIGVLHAGAADDALAGGALSRRTDAVATGGSPSWLTRHPSLDVVYAAMEGTGEVQAFRRTGEERYSRLGMPVEAGAAVCHVAVAPDGSALLASCWGDGRVVRMPLNATGIPSSPHIAPAASDPHPAPPAPPAPLDRRDSTGATRLLAEPAVSLHRGSLAGDAGDAGGVGWVDAAGDEGYAAAVRALRDAAGAEFAHLLPDVPEPPDAGGAAGTDAGEPARVSRAHQAVFLPGGLIATTDLGFDLVRFWRVADGRLVERGRVVLPLGSGPRHMVWHPSGHLYVVTELSLEVFVLAPDAAGAWRIVAGTPLAPATLPGDAAAELAMSRDGEVLYAGVRGSDTIAVLRVRGTGAELAPVALVEAGVAWPRHHVVLRDTLLVAGQHSDEVASRSLDLRTGIPGRVRFRAETPSPSCLLPVG, from the coding sequence GTGAGGCTGCTCGTCGGCGGATACACCGCTGAGATGCGGGGCCGCGCGAACGGCATCGGCGTGCTGCACGCGGGCGCCGCAGACGACGCGCTCGCCGGCGGCGCGCTGTCGCGCCGGACGGATGCCGTGGCGACGGGCGGCTCGCCGTCATGGCTCACGCGGCATCCCTCGCTCGACGTCGTCTACGCGGCGATGGAGGGCACCGGCGAGGTCCAGGCGTTCCGCCGCACCGGCGAGGAGAGATATTCCCGCCTCGGCATGCCCGTGGAGGCCGGTGCCGCCGTCTGCCACGTCGCCGTCGCCCCCGACGGCTCGGCGCTGCTCGCCTCCTGCTGGGGCGACGGCCGCGTCGTGCGCATGCCGCTGAACGCCACCGGCATCCCGTCGTCCCCGCACATCGCCCCCGCCGCGTCCGACCCCCACCCCGCTCCGCCCGCCCCGCCCGCCCCGCTTGATCGGCGAGACAGCACGGGCGCGACGAGACTGCTCGCTGAACCGGCTGTCTCGTTGCACCGGGGCAGTCTCGCTGGGGATGCGGGGGATGCCGGCGGTGTGGGCTGGGTCGACGCGGCGGGGGACGAGGGGTATGCGGCGGCGGTGCGGGCGCTGCGGGATGCCGCGGGCGCGGAGTTCGCGCACCTGCTGCCGGACGTGCCGGAGCCGCCCGATGCGGGCGGGGCCGCCGGGACGGATGCCGGGGAGCCGGCGCGCGTCTCGCGGGCGCATCAGGCGGTCTTCCTGCCCGGCGGGCTCATCGCGACGACCGATCTGGGCTTCGACCTGGTGCGGTTCTGGCGCGTCGCCGACGGCCGGCTCGTCGAGCGCGGCCGCGTCGTGCTGCCGCTCGGCAGCGGGCCGCGGCACATGGTGTGGCATCCGTCCGGCCACCTCTACGTCGTGACGGAGCTGTCGCTCGAGGTGTTCGTGCTCGCTCCCGATGCCGCCGGCGCGTGGCGGATCGTCGCGGGCACGCCGCTGGCGCCCGCGACGCTGCCGGGCGATGCCGCCGCCGAGCTCGCGATGTCGCGCGACGGCGAGGTGCTCTACGCGGGCGTGCGCGGCAGCGACACGATCGCGGTGCTGCGCGTGCGCGGCACGGGGGCCGAGCTCGCGCCGGTCGCCCTCGTCGAGGCGGGCGTCGCGTGGCCGCGGCACCACGTCGTGCTGCGCGACACCCTGCTCGTCGCCGGCCAGCACTCCGACGAGGTCGCGTCGCGCTCGCTGGATCTGCGCACCGGCATCCCGGGCCGGGTGCGCTTCCGCGCGGAGACGCCCTCGCCCAGCTGCCTGCTGCCCGTGGGATAG
- a CDS encoding methionine ABC transporter permease gives MNDALLQTLLVATGQTLYMVGAALVFTVLFGLPLGIVLVGTEKGGFLERPFGSRRAGIVINRVLDLIVNFGRSVPFIILMVALIPVTRFIVGTFIGPTASIVPLSVVAIPFFARMVEIAIKEVDPGLLEVASSLGASRWELVTKVLVPESAPSMLLGLSTTVTSIINFSAMVGTVGGGGLGDVAIRYGYQQYSTIHMVTVIIIIFAIVMILQAIATWGARRLARRSTATTRALA, from the coding sequence ATGAACGACGCGCTGCTCCAGACGCTCCTCGTCGCCACGGGCCAGACCCTCTATATGGTCGGCGCCGCCCTGGTGTTCACGGTGCTGTTCGGCCTGCCGCTCGGCATCGTGCTCGTCGGCACCGAGAAGGGCGGCTTCCTGGAGCGGCCGTTCGGCTCGCGCCGCGCGGGCATCGTCATCAACCGCGTGCTCGACCTGATCGTCAACTTCGGACGCAGCGTGCCGTTCATCATCCTCATGGTCGCGCTCATCCCCGTGACGCGCTTCATCGTCGGCACGTTCATCGGGCCCACGGCATCCATCGTTCCGCTCTCGGTCGTCGCGATCCCGTTCTTCGCGCGCATGGTCGAGATCGCGATCAAGGAGGTCGACCCCGGCCTGCTGGAGGTCGCCTCCTCGCTCGGCGCGAGCCGCTGGGAGCTCGTGACGAAGGTGCTCGTGCCGGAGTCGGCGCCCTCGATGCTGCTCGGGCTGTCGACGACCGTCACGTCGATCATCAACTTCTCGGCGATGGTCGGCACGGTCGGCGGCGGCGGCCTCGGCGACGTCGCGATCCGCTACGGATATCAGCAGTACAGCACGATCCACATGGTGACCGTCATCATCATCATCTTCGCGATCGTCATGATCCTGCAGGCGATCGCGACGTGGGGCGCCCGCCGGCTCGCCCGGCGCAGCACCGCCACCACCCGCGCGCTCGCCTGA
- a CDS encoding methionine ABC transporter ATP-binding protein, with product MISIDHVTKRYGGFTAVDDVTLEIPTGTVYGIVGQSGAGKSTLARIVNLLERPDSGTVTVDGTELTSLKDAELRAARRRIGMVFQRFNLLGSRSVRGNVELALELDGVGSRTERRARAQEMLDLVGLGGRGDASVHELSGGQQQRVGIARALAARPTVLLSDEATSALDPDTTASILDLYRRINAELGLTVLLITHEMDVVKSICDSAALLENGRVVESGQLVDIIQTPGSRLTAQLFPIGAIPASVPADAAVIDITFAGGTADRPVIARLARDHQVDVSILGALVEQIGGTQAGRTRLEVPASAADAVIADLRGRGLLVEVRRSHGIPSGDASGRTGASA from the coding sequence GTGATCTCGATCGACCATGTCACGAAGCGCTACGGCGGCTTCACGGCCGTCGACGACGTGACCCTCGAGATCCCCACGGGCACCGTCTACGGCATCGTCGGCCAGAGCGGCGCCGGCAAGAGCACGCTCGCGCGCATCGTCAACCTGCTCGAGCGTCCCGACTCCGGCACGGTCACGGTCGACGGCACCGAGCTGACGAGCCTGAAGGATGCCGAGCTGCGCGCCGCGCGCCGCCGCATCGGCATGGTGTTCCAGCGCTTCAACCTGCTCGGCAGCCGCAGCGTGCGCGGCAACGTCGAGCTCGCCCTCGAGCTCGACGGCGTCGGCTCGCGCACCGAGCGCCGCGCCCGCGCACAGGAGATGCTCGACCTCGTGGGGCTCGGCGGCCGCGGCGACGCGTCGGTGCACGAGCTGTCGGGCGGGCAGCAGCAGCGCGTCGGCATCGCCCGGGCGCTGGCCGCGCGCCCGACGGTGCTGCTCTCCGACGAGGCGACGAGCGCCCTCGACCCCGACACCACGGCATCCATCCTCGACCTCTACCGCCGCATCAACGCGGAGCTCGGCCTCACCGTGCTGCTCATCACGCACGAGATGGACGTCGTGAAGTCGATCTGCGACTCCGCCGCGCTCCTCGAGAACGGCCGCGTCGTCGAGAGCGGCCAGCTCGTCGACATCATCCAGACCCCCGGGTCGCGGCTCACGGCGCAGCTGTTCCCGATCGGCGCGATCCCCGCGAGCGTGCCGGCGGATGCCGCGGTCATCGACATCACCTTCGCGGGCGGCACCGCCGACCGACCCGTCATCGCCCGTCTCGCGCGCGACCACCAGGTGGACGTGTCGATCCTCGGCGCGCTCGTCGAGCAGATCGGCGGCACGCAGGCCGGCCGCACGCGCCTGGAGGTGCCGGCGAGCGCCGCGGATGCCGTGATCGCCGACCTGCGCGGCCGCGGCCTGCTGGTCGAGGTGCGCCGCTCGCACGGCATCCCTTCCGGCGATGCCTCCGGGCGGACGGGAGCGTCCGCATGA
- a CDS encoding MetQ/NlpA family ABC transporter substrate-binding protein — MPRALRASLLAATAAALALTLTACGGGSAPASSDAPAEGEALGTIKVGALQTPAGDILNFVNEGPAKELGLTIEFVPFTDYNTPNTALADGSIDANLFQNTTFLENFNTNTGGDLISLGEAYLPSAAFYSNKVKSFDELEEGASIAIPNDPTNEGRALKMLAAEGLIEVADDVTNLSGITANPKKFDFKEVENASLGRAIDDVDVAFVTITFALPAGLTSEQAILIEGTDSAYYNVLATRPELKDDPRVTALYELLVSDETAEYMNDTWGGLVVPVAR, encoded by the coding sequence ATGCCCCGCGCCCTCCGCGCCTCCCTGCTCGCCGCGACCGCCGCGGCCCTCGCCCTGACCCTCACCGCGTGCGGCGGCGGCTCGGCCCCCGCATCCTCCGACGCCCCCGCCGAGGGCGAAGCGCTCGGCACCATCAAGGTCGGCGCGCTGCAGACGCCCGCCGGCGACATCCTGAACTTCGTGAACGAGGGCCCCGCCAAGGAGCTCGGCCTCACGATCGAGTTCGTGCCGTTCACCGACTACAACACGCCCAACACGGCCCTCGCCGACGGGTCGATCGACGCGAACCTGTTCCAGAACACCACGTTCCTGGAGAACTTCAACACGAACACGGGCGGCGACCTCATCAGCCTCGGCGAGGCCTACCTGCCGAGCGCCGCGTTCTACTCGAACAAGGTGAAGAGCTTCGACGAGCTCGAGGAGGGCGCGAGCATCGCGATCCCCAACGACCCCACCAACGAGGGCCGCGCGCTCAAGATGCTCGCCGCCGAGGGGCTCATCGAGGTGGCCGACGACGTCACGAACCTCAGCGGCATCACGGCGAACCCCAAGAAGTTCGACTTCAAGGAGGTCGAGAACGCGTCGCTCGGCCGTGCGATCGACGACGTCGACGTGGCGTTCGTGACGATCACGTTCGCGCTGCCGGCCGGGCTCACCTCGGAGCAGGCGATCCTCATCGAGGGCACCGACAGCGCCTACTACAACGTGCTCGCGACGCGTCCCGAGCTGAAGGACGACCCGCGCGTCACGGCGCTGTACGAGCTGCTCGTCTCCGACGAGACCGCCGAGTACATGAACGACACGTGGGGCGGCCTGGTGGTCCCCGTCGCGCGCTGA